TCAAAGGCTCGacccctttcttcttcaagATAGGGTAGAGTTTGGTCTACCATGTTTCCAAACAACACACAACCAATACTATTACttctgcaaaaaaaaaaacatagaaGAATATTCATTTAGTTAAACACTGATTTCATATCtaattaaaatagattaaaatgCTGTTGAGACTCTTACTCAAGGTCCTCTATCAGAATAGCCAAATGCTTTGTCTCCTTACCTTTGCTAGTAATCAATTCTCTTAGATCCTCTTATCCAACAACTTCACCTATCACATCTAAACCACAAAGACAGATCCGAACAAAATTAAATTACTCACACAAACGTAGGTTATTCCTATCTTTATATACAACTTTTTATGAGGTTATGCGTTACCTATAAGTAATGAATCGTCGAGCTTCTCAGCTACCAACAGCTCAGGGATTGGTTTAAAAGAAAATGCCTCTAGAAGAAAACTTTGGTGAGATATCGGAACAATAGTGGTTCTCTGTGAGAAGTTTATAGTCCATCTATTTGTGGTTGTTctgattttttctttcttatccATCACAATGAAGTTAGGCATGACGTACATGTTAAATTCCAATATATTGCctctctacttcttcaccaatggCTTTGGGATTGAAGCTTGGATCCTACCACCctagaaaatagaaaaactaCATATCAGTTAGGAACACGAAAAAAAGGCAAGAAGAGAAACACTTAAGTAGATCCAAAAAAGGTTTCACAAACTTGccttgatattttgaaaaagcatCTCCATACCATTAACTTcatttttgttgaacttgttTGAAACTTCCCATAAGTACATAATATAAACTTTGAAGGTCCACTGGAGTTTTCTTGGGTTAACATCCATTAACATATCATATATCTTTACCATATTTTTGCAGATACAGACGAAAACACACTCACTTTTTTTGGGATATAGCACTATCAAGAAGCTTCAGTGAAGAAATTGTTCTTGGATACGAACTAAGCTCCCTTTTATAAGCATATTCaaaatttgaagatcaagggaACACTTTTTGCCGTGCAAGTTCAGCATAATTTTATTCACATATAGCTTTACTTTTCAGCTTCCACGTGGTGTGCAATGAAAGGTAACACTTGTCAGGCACTAGTCACTCCACTTGTCAAGCAAAGAACCACCAACTacattcttattatatattaatagatatcTTCTATTCAAAGAGGTTGATAAGCTTGTATTCCTATTTCTCAATGCACAAGTGATTATTTGAACACCTCCCGCCCCAAGGAAAAAACTTTGATAGATCATGCATTCACAATATATATACACACCTTCTGTAGTATTTTTCCTTTTGAAAAGCTCTAATGTTCAAGTAATATGTAGCTATATAgttaaaacataattatataaaatctaTGCTGGAAGTAGTCCTATATCCACCAGGATTTCAGTTTGCTTGATTCTTATGACTTTCAAAGAAAGACTGAACATAAACCAATTGCCATGATTTTAGGCTCAAACCAGGTGGCTCGTGAGATATGGCTGTGTTTAGACCAAATTGTCACCAGATGGAAAGGTGATATTGTGGATTTCAAGCAACATAAAGGCAAAAGTAGGTTATCTGATTGAAAAAGATAGCCAGAATTGCAATAGAAGTTGTCATCTAATACTTGTGCAATGTATGTTGATGATGTTGCTCAAGATTTATTTCTCTCGAGGGTGCTCAAGTTGATTTCTCTCGAGGTTGATTATAGTCGAATTGAATGGTAGAGAACCAACTGAGAAAGCGTGtgttctaaatattttttagggCTGGCAATGTCCACCTTAGTTTGATTggtaatatttttgttttgagAAAGTATAGGGGGCCAACACCTAAACCAGCCAACTTAAACAACTccatttaataattaattttaaaattttttaaaaatcagaATTTGAATAATTAGGATTAATTAGGTTTTGAATAATTAGGATTAGGCAAAGTAACCTCCCTAAACACAATCTCGCATCCTAACGATCCCTCTCCTCACGTGAACCTTCCGTCGCCCAGACTGCTGCATCATCGCCACCTCCGCATTGTGCTTTACACATCATCGCTGGAGGAGAGTGATAAACCcaattttagggtttatcttgtgttgaatttagtgaatatcaacttatctcacatttattcaatgaaatagcatgattttgtaaatCTCTCCTAATTTGCACTTAAGagtaaaaatatactttttaggctcttaatttgctaaatttaattcactttaattctattcgatgccttgatatgtttgatAAAGTTATTTcaggtttagaaggcaaagattggattgaagGAGTGAAGAAAAAAGCGCGTAAAAGTGGAGAATGCATGAagaaataaagtttaaaaatctGCTCAGTTccgcgtacgcgtgaccaatgcgtacgcgtgaccagaGATTTCATcaagcgatgcgtacgcgtgacacttGTCATGTGACCAACTTAAAGAAAACATGCCTATTTCTGAGCTCATCCAAGCCCAAATCCAACTTATTTATGAAGTATTTGAGGTCAAATTCAAGAAGGAACAAGGGGGAGATTCAAATAGggtctaaaaagcatgtttttactctTAAGTGCAAATTAGGAGAgattcacaaaatcatgctatttcattgaataaatgtgagataagttgataaaatttactaaattcaacacaaaataAACCCTGAAATCGGGGTTTAttaacctccccacacttaaacattagtaTGTCCTCATATTAAACTCAAAAAAGACAAAAAAGGGATACCaatatttattcaatgtaaactATCTAAATACAACCTATCTACATGCATGcaactacttggtcaaaataaatcaattcccaagaaagCATGTATAAACATAAGGGCTAAAGCAAtcacaatcaaatcaaatccacaattgaattgagttattgaaaaaatttaacaaCTTGCAAGAAGGAGATAATAATCGGtggaaacatagaattgagcaatcgaacccctcaccggatgtgtatacTATCTAATCGCCTCAAGTGTATAAGGTTGATTTTCTCAGTTCTCTTCTAATAATGTTTTctaagatttatttttcatctaacaataaacaattattcaatgtatgcatacaaatatcatgaggacttttcaaaggttgtaatggggctagggtaaaTGTAAGGATGTatatggtcaagtggactaaaatttgaattttcgatTAGCTTAAACTCTCACCTAATacatataacaacctatacaattcaaatgcaaacctaactacccattattcactttttcacacactcatgcattctctttttaatcacaacacatatgcattgttattattacttttcttagggcattttgtcccttttttattgcttttttttctcttttttctttttttaataatataatatatacaaaaaagTTAATGCATATGGTTCAACATtcaatgcatgagtatgtatccaacttcaaagatcttcaacaaaatacaaaaatacactTTTGTCTTAACTAATGTTCCCAAgctttcccacacttaaatgatacacactctcactagcctaagctaatcaaagatcaaGACAAAGGGTAACTAAGCTAAttgaaatagataaaatagtATGGTCACAAAAGAATAGATAaaaggctcaaaattggttaatAATGGtagataaaaggtaggctatttgggtaactgagctaattgaaatgaaggtttcaatcatataaatgcatgtatacacagaataatggacataaagaatcaaacaaatcaaagattacaattatagaaagagaataatacacacaagaatgaaaatagtggttatatgatgtaaccacacaattaggctcaaaattcacacggttgtgtgttcttagctcaaaaatcatgttccacaatatataattcaagctaGTTATAATGAAAGATcttaactcaaatcaattaggatgccctatagataaattttatggaaaattttattattttgactaagcttattatatatatgcaaatCAAGACAAtgcaattaaaaattttaaaagacctagtaatagaagaagaaaaaaaaaatgtgaaagtGTTTGGATTAGAAAGTTTCACCCAAAAATTGGCCGattggtcggacgacctccccacacctAAAAGTATGATAATGTGCTTGAGAACAAGGAGCAAAAGGAACTAGAGGATGATGCTGCAGACTTTAAAGGAGTTATCCCTTGTGTATCTAGCTCGACCATTGAGAaacaatttcaacaagagtatACCAGCAATATATTTAGAAAAATTCAACAggaattcattaaaaaaaagattatttAATCTGTGGTGTGACAGAAGAGGGCGATTTGGTTTGTGTGAAAGTAAACGAGCATAAACTAGTTTGTGAGAAGGTTCCGTGTTGTTTTTATGGCATTGATTTTGACCCTTTGACTCAGAAGGTTTAATGCAAGTGTAACATGTTTGAATCAAGATATAAGGTGTTGTTACTGCCTTGTTGTGTTATCATTTTACAGAGCAAAAAGAGTATTATTTTGCTATGTTCTCCCTCAAAATAGTATGGTCACAAAGAGTGAGTGTGTGTTGGTGTATATGACATTCAAGGCCCTTTAAGGGTATCAACAAAGGGTTGGCCAAAAACTAAAAGGCTTGGAGTTGACTTGGACAGATCAATTAAGAAATCTAAGCAGAGAAGGAAGAGAAATTCACCTTCAGTATGTGTTTGCCTTAATTATATTTGAACCTTTGTTAAGGTAGTTTTGTGGATATAGTTGAGGTGTTTTCTTTGTGCGGTGACTTTTCAGGACAATGATGTAGAACTACTAGAAATGAAGACTTTGATGCTGCTTTTAGATGGAATAAACTGCAAGAATATGGCAGATTCATGTCTTTGTTAAACACTTTTGGGAATAGTGAGATTATATTGAGTAGGGATTGTACATGTTTTATATTGATGGTTTTACATTTTTGTTGGATATGATGAATTTAGACTAACAAATATGTGATATCTCGTTAGTTTTTTGTTTTACTCCTATGAATCAAGCATTGTAATCTATAGTGTAATAAACATTCTAAAGGAAAAACATAAGCtacttttaaaaaatgttagatGTATAACAACAAAATGTGTAACAAAAGATAGGTTCAGAATGGTAATTACCTATAAAGACAAAAATATACTTATTAAGTTATTATTAAGTACATTTGTTAAGACTCGtcatttattaatattttaaataaaaaacaaatatgAGAATATGTTAAGTGTCACAATATATTGCAACTAAAATGTAGTAAGACAAGGGGGAAAAGTTCTTCGAAATCGAAATGACTAGGAATAAAAGACGCACAATATAAGAGTGACTACCAATTTTCCTTATagaaaaaataggaaaaaactTTGAATttatgaaaattgattctttatAAAGTTTAAATATTCAAGAGTCTAATTGTGCAtaaaaaagagttgaaatttaTTCTGCTATACATCTAAATCTAATACATCGATCGTAAAACAATTACCTAGAGTAAGTTATACAAaacaatataatttaaataatatttattttttctcaaaTTAAATAACGAATGCATATACAAAaggattaaaattaaaaagaaattgttcacaattaaataataataatagtgacAACTACAAcgataacaaaaataataataacaatgtgTAATAACAGTATATGGTGGTAGTTATagaataatgatgatgatgaaaaaaaagaattaagaaacaaatgaataaataaataaataaatagatgaaagataaatttataaaacaaattttaattttagtttgatAGATGTGTTTATATCACTtcaaatttaatgaataatgcaaaATCAatgtaaatttttaataaaaaatggaaaattaAGTATTAACTGAatttactaaatattttttatttttttaaaaaaactataaATTACATATTATTTTGGTATTATTAAACTAAGAATaccaaaacaaaattaaagaaaagaagCATAAAATAAGTATAACGATAAAACAGACTCTAGCCATAGCACAAAATATTGATAACTCATCACCTGTAGCACAACTGACCAATATGATCACTTCAGATTGGTTTTTATGGTTAAATCAGTCATTAACTACATTGCTAAAAGACGAAACGTGAAAGGAGACTAGATAGTACAAGGAATATGGCGTTTCGCACTTTTATACTGCCATACTTGATAATTTCCTATATTATATTGTTATACATTAAACAGTGAGTAATATCATCACATCATCTGATGGGACATAGACTCTACACCGATCATCATTTTCATTTGTGTCATGAAATTACAAATTTGTTAACTCACAAAGAccatattataaaatataacaaaaatattcttACTACTCGAGGCAATGTTCTAAATAAGAAAAAACAGAAATAAGGAAACTACCATTTCCTGTGGGCTCTGTCATGTGCctaatgaaaataataaagGCCAGAGACCATGATTAATTAAGTTTGATAAAatgataaaccctaaaaacctaGTCCCACTGAACTTCCCTATAGAAAGTCCACTCAGAAGGATTCAGTGTAGTTTTGCCATCAGCAGCAACAAGATCATATGGTGAATCTTCTGCAAATTCAGTTGGCATGGACTTCCAATGAAGGCATGGCTCCCACTCAGCCTCCTTAAGCACTTTCAGTATCTCCTTCACCACAATTTTGCTTCCCTCAGATGCCAAATGTATACCATCACTGcacaaaattatttaaaaatgagAACAAATTAAACAAGGATTAAATAACTTTTTGATCTCTGTAAAATTAATGATTTATAGTTTTGGTCCCTGTAAAATTGTTTTTGAGGTGTTGCCTTAAAAATTTCCAAAATGTATGTGAAATTGTCCCAATCATACCACAAATAGATCAAGTTGGAGATTTCTAATGATGCTTTGAACCATAGGTGCAAAGTTGATCAACTTAGGTCTCTTCCACATTCAATTATTTTGAAGGTTAAATTACTCTAGAGTTCCTATAGCCTCACTCAATTTTCAGTTAGGTCCTTATAGTTTAAGCCTTTTATATTGTGACAGAATTTTCAATCTGGTGTCTATATTTTGAACATTTCCATTCAAGTCTTactaaacaaattattttcaaataagtCCCTCTAATTTAAGAATGTTTTGATCAAGTCTGTATACAAGATGATAAATCAAGCCGTAGAAATTTTGGCCAAGTCCTTTTCTTTTGCTAACTAAGCATTGGGGCTTGATCACGAAAACTTTACCGATTAATTTGTACGGATATGCTGTGATCTAGCCATAAACAATCTTGCACAGAAAAAGAAGCACAAGATACTTGAGAAGATTCAGAGAAAGATACATTCATTGGAAAATTTGATTGCAAAAGATAAGAGAGTTTTGGAATTTCATGCTATATGagcataaaaaataaagaatgatAAAGGAGAGGTTCTGCAGCTTACGTAAAACAAGCATTCATCCAATCGTCTCTCTTCTGTAGTGCATTGAAAAGATCAATGACTTTCACATCCAGTTCCTTGCATAGCTTTATGCATGCTTCTGAATAGCTTTGGCACAATTCATTTGTTCTTACCAGCTCGCTAAATATTCCACTGATTAAGAAAATAATCTATTTAGAGCTTAATGTTATTGGAATTACAGAAACAAAATGTAACAGAAAAATGTCTTCAGCTTACCTAGTATTTCCTTTTACTTTTTCTTCATTGACAGGTGGACAGCTAAGAACAAGGATACGCATCGTTTCAGAGAGGCTCTGACAGTCAAAACACTCGTATTAAATTATGGATAGCAGTTTCCCATTAGAAAATGCAAATATGATCATGTATTTATTGGTAAAAAGACCATTGTAAGTTTAAGATTCATTTTCCATTATGTAGAAGAGTTAAGAAAATTGGTGGTCTTTCTACATCTACATCAATTCAAGAATCCAATTTTCCAATTCTCAAATCTCACCTAGTaaacaataacaactaaaaCTTGTCCCAGTAAGTGAGTTAGCTAAGTGAAGTAAAACAATGCTATAGCCTTCCGTTGTAAACTATATTTACATTTAAACCATTAATACCTAAATCTCTTTTGATCTCACCTAGATAAACATTTACTTCCTTGATTCGGTGACCCATTGTGCTTGGTACACTTTGGTAAAGATGTTGAATGAATTCAGTACAACATTTCACTGTTTGAGTATTCTGTtgtttaaaaatcaaaatatacatGTTTGCGGTACTAGGTAATGAGATCCATCTAGAAAGAACCTCATACTTAAAGAAGAAGACAGAGAAGAAGTACCTGAAGATGAACCAGAATCTTCCTCATGTTCTCAATATATTCAGGAAGAGGCACATGAGGGCCAAGGCCAGATGAGTGAGGACCCATGGAATCATTACCTCCAAAATAAACTATTACAAGAGTAGGTTGTGCAGCAGCATCCTGGGAAATTGGAAAAAAGAACATCATATGATGTAAGTACAATAAATTGAAAGGTAAGCACATAAATAAATAGCCACATGTGCATTGCTTGATACTTTCCATGGATCCGACATTGGTCTGCATGATATGTGACAAACTGCCTAATAATAATATCCTAATACTACGAAGGTTTTTAGTATAATGATAAAAAGAAAAACCAGGTTCCAAAACCAAAATGCCTTTACTTTTCTAAGGCACAGAAATacctttattaattttttaaatagaaatTTATATTGTAATGTAGCTTGGAGCAATAAGGTTTCTACCAGTGTACTTGTTCTTCTTTCTTTAACCCCATGTGGATTTATGGACTAAATCATTCCTCAACAAAAATCTGATATATTCCCTTTTAATCAGTCAAAGTTAGAAAGATATCTTCCTAAGTGCTACTACaacaatataaataaacaaCCAAAAGTAGTGAATACTGAATAAATTGTATCCGATCAAAAGAGCTTAAATAGTTAAACCATAAGATACATCAATCAACtacaatgaaaaaataaaagctGTGCCAAATTGCATCATATTGGATTCAATAGCTTAGTTATCTGCCATATGAATGTTGCTTTTAGAGGCCCAAATACACTACCTTTGGGAAAACTTTATGGAGGACTTGAAGGGCACGTCGTGAGTTCCATCCATAGTATCCCCTAAGCACTATGTCTGCCTACAATTAGCATTCTGGAATCAGCATAAATTAACAGAAGAGCAGCCTCCATAATATTACTTTACATGAAGAGACACTAAAAGCAAACAGAAACATGATAATGACGCAGAACCACATGAATAACAAGATTTGCACTAAACACTCATGAAATGTTAATGTCCATCATGGGTGAGCATGGGCAAAGTTGAAGTTTAAATTTGAACCAGGACAGACACATAGTATTAGCCAAATATAATAAGaaactcattttattttatttattaaatcaGCAAAAGTTTAGGTAAGTTCCGCATGATCATCCTACTAGAGTCAGAGCATGTCTCTAGGCTTTTTGAATGCTTACAGATTACCTACCAAAGTGGCATTCGCATTGGCAACAAGAGTCAAACTGAAATCTTTGTGGGATACAAGTTCGTTTCTTGTCTACCATGTCAACCTCTTTGTCAtgattttcttcttcaattttaaaaaataaacccACTAAAAGAaggaagattgatcatatgttGAAAACTTCCAAAAAGTCAAAATGATACAAGACATAAAGCTTATTAATGTCATCAGACTCCGAAACACAGCCTTAGGCCCCCCAAAGTTTTGACAGTTCATCATCTTAGTACATTTGGTTTCCCCTTAAGCATTGCCCCCCAAATAGTGGGAACGTTCCTCTCTAACCTAATACCTAATGGTTCCAAAAACAACATATTTTCATTTAGACGTATTTGCCTGAACATTTGAGTAGTTT
This sequence is a window from Arachis stenosperma cultivar V10309 chromosome 10, arast.V10309.gnm1.PFL2, whole genome shotgun sequence. Protein-coding genes within it:
- the LOC130954597 gene encoding GDSL esterase/lipase WDL1, which codes for MVGPSRPQFVLFGSSIVQLSYSHGGWGTILSDIYSRKADIVLRGYYGWNSRRALQVLHKVFPKDAAAQPTLVIVYFGGNDSMGPHSSGLGPHVPLPEYIENMRKILVHLQSLSETMRILVLSCPPVNEEKVKGNTSGIFSELVRTNELCQSYSEACIKLCKELDVKVIDLFNALQKRDDWMNACFTDGIHLASEGSKIVVKEILKVLKEAEWEPCLHWKSMPTEFAEDSPYDLVAADGKTTLNPSEWTFYREVQWD